One Malus domestica chromosome 11, GDT2T_hap1 genomic region harbors:
- the LOC103413173 gene encoding uncharacterized protein: MDEGDGVDQMDQFHRNEAISAVADDGFLAEEDDDYEDLYNDVNVGEGFYQSMRKNEDLGFRNEVAEEKKVAVESPDVAPSESQGGPIPGVGGGNGEGTGGDGGDGGVRGSGYNNQNLGFRGNEMSAKGSGGLGPLGGSGGGGIRVELGQTSNKVNEFEQQSGNNSGVGVQGIVSQQLLPQLQQHHQPQPPPQQQQLHGAAAVGNMGNEGMLRQAGGVGSGNMNGIGGNSGPGGGFGGAAGGGAGTILFVGDLHWWTTDAELEAELCKYGPVKEVKFFDEKASGKSKGYCQVEFFNPNSATACKEGMHGHVFNGRPCVVAFASPFSVKRMGEAQVNRNQQVAQTAVPQTGGRRGPNEAGNKTGGSNIATGGNYQGGESNRGYGRGNWGRGNSQGMGNRGPVGPRNRGVIGRGIMSNGGNGFGQGIGATPPMMHPQSMMGQGFDPAFGAPMGRMGNYGGFPGAPTPPFSGILSSFPPGGVGLPGVAPHVNPAFFGRGMPMNGMGMMPTSGVDGPNMGMWSDPNMGGWAGEEHGGGRVGESSYGEEAASDHQYGEASHDRGGAWPNAMKEKDRGSERDWSGSSDRRYRDDRDQGYERDVPREKEVAHDHDLSERRYRDDVDVSRERDRNRDRGRERSRDRDRDRDRDRERERDRDRYREDRDRYADHHKYRDREQDHDDEWEQGRSSRHSKARVSQEDDRRSRSRDADYGKRRRLTSE, encoded by the coding sequence ATGGATGAAGGCGACGGGGTCGATCAGATGGATCAGTTCCACCGCAACGAGGCGATCTCGGCGGTGGCCGACGATGGATTTTTGGCCGAGGAGGACGATGATTATGAGGACCTTTACAACGACGTCAATGTCGGCGAGGGGTTTTATCAGTCTATGAGAAAGAACgaggatttagggtttaggaatgAGGTGGCGGAGGAGAAGAAGGTTGCGGTTGAGTCACCCGATGTTGCGCCGTCGGAATCTCAAGGTGGTCCGATACCGGGTGTTGGGGGCGGTAACGGCGAGGGGACTGGTGGGGATGGGGGTGATGGAGGGGTTAGGGGTTCTGGGTATAATAATCAGAATCTTGGGTTTAGAGGGAACGAGATGAGTGCGAAGGGGAGTGGTGGGTTGGGGCCCCTTGGGGGCAGCGGAGGAGGTGGGATTAGGGTTGAATTAGGGCAAACATCAAATAAGGTGAATGAGTTTGAGCAACAAAGTGGGAATAATAGTGGTGTTGGGGTTCAAGGGATTGTTTCTCAGCAGCTGCTGCCCCAATTGCAACAACACCACCAACCACAACCTCCACCACAACAGCAACAATTACATGGTGCTGCTGCTGTTGGGAATATGGGGAATGAGGGCATGTTGAGACAAGCTGGTGGTGTTGGAAGTGGTAATATGAATGGGATTGGTGGGAATAGTGGTCCGGGAGGAGGATTTGGTGGTGCCGCTGGTGGTGGAGCTGGGACAATATTGTTTGTGGGTGATTTGCATTGGTGGACTACGGATGCAGAGCTGGAGGCAGAGTTGTGTAAGTATGGACCTGTGAAGGAAGTGAAGTTTTTCGATGAGAAAGCAAGTGGGAAGTCAAAAGGGTACTGTCAGGTTGAGTTTTTTAATCCTAATTCTGCCACGGCCTGCAAGGAAGGGATGCACGGGCATGTGTTTAATGGGCGGCCATGCGTTGTTGCGTTTGCATCACCATTCAGTGTTAAGAGAATGGGGGAGGCTCAAGTAAATAGGAACCAGCAGGTTGCCCAAACTGCAGTACCTCAAACTGGTGGGAGGAGGGGGCCCAACGAAGCCGGGAATAAAACTGGTGGGAGTAACATTGCGACTGGCGGGAATTATCAAGGTGGGGAGAGTAATAGAGGTTATGGGAGAGGTAACTGGGGGAGAGGTAATTCTCAGGGTATGGGAAATAGAGGACCAGTTGGTCCAAGGAATAGGGGTGTGATTGGAAGGGGTATAATGAGTAATGGTGGAAATGGGTTTGGGCAAGGTATTGGTGCAACCCCTCCTATGATGCACCCTCAGTCAATGATGGGTCAGGGTTTTGATCCTGCTTTTGGTGCTCCAATGGGGAGAATGGGAAATTATGGAGGCTTTCCTGGTGCTCCTACGCCTCCTTTCTCAGGAATTTTGTCTTCATTTCCACCTGGGGGTGTTGGGCTACCTGGAGTAGCCCCTCATGTGAATCCTGCATTTTTTGGAAGAGGAATGCCCATGAATGGAATGGGAATGATGCCCACATCAGGTGTTGATGGGCCTAATATGGGGATGTGGTCCGATCCTAATATGGGTGGATGGGCTGGTGAAGAGCATGGTGGTGGCAGAGTTGGGGAGTCTAGTTATGGTGAGGAAGCTGCTTCTGACCATCAATATGGTGAGGCTAGTCATGATAGAGGAGGTGCATGGCCAAATGCCATGAAGGAGAAAGATAGAGGTTCAGAGAGGGACTGGTCTGGATCTTCTGATAGAAGGTATCGGGATGATAGAGATCAGGGATATGAGAGAGATGTGCCTAGAGAGAAGGAGGTGGCTCATGACCATGACTTATCTGAAAGAAGGTATcgtgatgatgttgatgttaGTCGAGAACGGGACAGAAATCGTGATAGGGGCCGAGAACGTTCTCGAGATCGTGATCGTGACCGTGATAGAGATCGTGAACGAGAACGGGACCGTGACAGGTACAGGGAAGACAGAGACAGATATGCTGATCATCATAAGTATAGAGACCGTGAACAGGACCATGATGATGAATGGGAACAGGGACGGTCATCGAGGCACAGTAAGGCACGTGTATCTCAAGAAGATGACCGTCGGTCAAGATCAAGGGATGCTGACTATGGGAAGAGAAGGCGGCTTACTTCCGAGTAA
- the LOC103413172 gene encoding nuclear transcription factor Y subunit B-3 gives MADSDNDSGGAHGKSELSPREQDRLLPIANVSRIMKKALPANAKISKDAKETVQECVSEFISFITGEASDKCQREKRKTINGDDLLWAMTTLGFEEYVEPLKVYLQRFREMEGEKSSVAARDKDGSGGGIGGVGYERGGGGGGGSSGGAGVYWQQQHQGHVYGGSGFHQMGVSGVGMGKSGPGSNMGRPR, from the coding sequence ATGGCGGACTCGGACAACGACTCGGGAGGAGCGCACGGGAAGAGCGAGCTCTCGCCGCGGGAACAGGACCGGTTGCTGCCGATAGCGAACGTGAGCCGGATCATGAAGAAGGCGCTGCCGGCGAATGCGAAGATCTCGAAAGACGCGAAGGAGACGGTGCAGGAATGCGTGTCGGAGTTCATAAGCTTCATTACCGGGGAGGCCTCCGACAAGTGTCAGAGGGAGAAGAGGAAGACGATCAACGGCGACGATTTGCTCTGGGCGATGACGACGTTAGGGTTCGAGGAGTACGTGGAGCCTCTGAAGGTTTACTTGCAGAGGTTTAGGGAGATGGAAGGGGAGAAGAGCAGCGTGGCGGCGCGTGACAAGGACGGGAGCGGTGGCGGAATCGGTGGGGTTGGGTATGAgcggggtggtggtggtggtggtgggagtAGTGGTGGAGCTGGGGTATATTGGCAGCAGCAGCATCAGGGCCACGTGTACGGAGGGAGTGGGTTCCATCAGATGGGTGTGAGTGGAGTTGGAATGGGGAAGAGTGGGCCTGGATCCAACATGGGTAGGCCCAGATGA